TGAGTTTTAGCTCATGACTTcttgtttgtttctctttgtgTAAATACCGGCTTTTGTTTGAAAATGCAATACAAGGTATAGGGATCATGTTGAACATTCATATGATTAAAACCTAGCACATTATAAGTACTTCCCAAGACTATGAGTTTGTTTCACCTGCTGGTGACAAGCAGCAAAGGAGCTGGGAAGAGCACAGAAGAATTTCTGCAGTCAGACTGCCCGTTTGCTGAGTCTTGATCGAACCTGCCCTCGATTCATGGTGGGTTTCATTTGAATCTTCATTACAGGAGGAACACAGTATTTGACACCCTCAGGAGGACTTCACAGCACTTCAAATTGGGAATAACAGAAAGGCTTTCCCAGAAAGAATCATTCCAGCAGTACACAAGTACTCTTCCTAACACATTCAAGTGTTATTCTGATTTTGTGTACTGCTGGAATAATTAGGAACAAAATTGTTTTAAAGTGCTTGACAGATGAAATCCTCAGGGGTGTGTCATTCATTCAGCTCATCTTCTTCTGCCTAATCCAGTCTCTGCTTTCTCTCTTTCAGACATAGCCCAGCTGAGGAAGAAATTTGAAGAGGACAAGCAGAAAATTGCACTCATGCGAGCACAGCGGAAGTTCCAGCCATACTGACTCTCCAGCTGTTCCCCAAAGGAGGGGAGCCACAGTGAGAAGTCACAAGCAGAAAGGTTTTCATTGAGCTTCTGATAAGCTAACCTGAATACTTGCTCACTCCCCATCACTGCCTCCTGGACTGTGACTAATAAAAGTGAGCAGCTGTAGGGTCCAAGCATGAAGTCATCTTTGTTCCAACTGTGTGATGCCTGCAGATCACAAATAGGCCACCCTATGATAGGCCCGTGGACCTTGCTTCAGGGATTCCTCTGACAAATTTGATGTCACCCAATAGTGGACCATGGTGACTGCTGATTGGTTGAAAGAAAAACAGCtgtacattttaaattgtaaataaatgtaGCTGTACAGATAATTTGCAGTCAGTGTGCATATGTGTAGTTGCTTCTCTCACTCCTAAGCAGCCACCTTAAAACAGTTAATATAGTACTCCATTGGCAGTTATGCTAAATGTTTTATGTAGTATAGTGTGTGGTTGCTATAGTATTCATGTTGGTAGCCAACAGCAAGAAAGCAATATTCAGAATGTGGCTGCTCTTGTGAATCCAATAAAACTGGAGATGTTGTACTCTTGAATGATGCAGCTGCTGGACCTAGTGATAGTACCTTCTCCAAAAGTAATGGTAAACCATGCTTCACCCTCAACTAGCACTAGAAGGTAATCCTCACTTTTATTGAACTGACATCTGTTGGCTGTTCAGAACATGGGTTTTCAGACAGAAGACACCTACTGTGccaaaaacagtacaaataactgcACCCTGTAGCTCAcggggtcccacagggcctgtgtGCATTAATTAAGCACAAAGCTGGCGGAGGCATTCAACAAAACCAGTATGTGAGAGCCAGCAAGATTGTCATTTCTGCTTGAAGGCACATTCTTGGCAACAGTAGATGGGGCCACATTTCCTCCACAACTTTTACAGACTCCTGCAGCTGTTTCCAGTGCAATCTAGTATCCCTCTGCCCCAAAAGAAGAGTCCTGTAGTGAGTTCAGTGGCCATGTTGTCCTCAATCCAGAAataggaagagctggttctttccAAAGAACTCATCCACTGGACATTTGGCAGGGAAGACAGAGATGCTGGCTACAGCCTGGCTTTGGAACACTTGCCTTTACTTAAGAAGGTACTGATGACCCCGGCTACAACTTCCGGTTCATTCAAGTGGACACAGTGATTCCCAGGTACCTTGACGAAGCTGTAACGCTAAGAGTGAGGGAAAATACAATGAGAAAGACTGGGTTATTGATCTCAGAGTGCAAGGTTAGAAGCTATTCAGTGGATGAAGGAATTCTTGACCAGATCTGTGTTCACAGAACCAAAATGCTGTGATGCAGTATGGATATAAAGACTTCTATATATTTTGTGCCCATTGTGTATTTTTTGTGTTAACAGCCCTGCCATTGGAAGCTTGCTATTTCCCCTCCCAAACCCTGGGGTAAAATTTAAAACACTTGATTCTCAGCAATTTTAAAGGGTATAAATCTGCTTGCTTAAACAAGAACCTGTGCTCAGTACCATGTTTTGTGCAGTCACACGTCTGGTACCTGCACAGCCCTACTCACAGCAttcttttccctcccaccctagTATATGCATAGCAAGATAAAGGTGGCTTCCTTACTCTAAAGTACCAGCATGAGTCAAAAGGCTGCACATGTAGTCTAGAGGAAGTATGTGTTGGGCAGGGTAGCCAGCTTTGCTCACCTCTTTTAGGTAGGTCCTGAATGCCTCTTGCAGGGGTTTCACATTGGGTAGATTCTTAGACTCAATGGAGAAAAGCCCGTCTTGTGCTCTAGAAAGAAATACCAACCGTGAGACTATCTGGATGCCCTGATTATGCAAAATAGAAAAGGGGCTTGCTGGAGTTCTCACCAGATTTGTGGGTAgcttgcattgttgttgttttgcgcAGTCAAGGCCAAGCTAGTCATAGGAACAGGGCAACTGTACTGCGCAGCCATTTAATATACACCATCTATTTTGCACTTAAAGGTACAGGTACCCCAGCTGTGCTCCTTAGACTGTCCTTAGCCTGAGTCTTGTGGCAGAACAGTGAAGCAGTGGCTTTTTACAACCTAGAATCGTTGCATGAGAGAAGGGAAGGGCAAGAAAGAGTGGCTTCTGGTTATATCTGTGAATCACTCACATGATCATCAGTACATCAGCTTGGATATGTCTCAAGAAGATCAAAGATTGGTCCAAAGTCACAAAACTATGATTGTGctacaaataaaaatacaaagtcaGACAAAGTTGGTTATACAGGTTTCTGCAAGTGTGGAATAATCTGTGGAACTTAATATCCTCAGAGTTACAAGAAAATGGTTGAAAACGCATGCAGCAGTTTTTTCAGAAAGACTCCAAATGATTTCTGGCACCCCTAGGTTCAGTCCCAGATCCTGGCATCTTATAGACCACTTCAAGACTGGGCTTCCATGAAGGAAGCTAAATTGGGGCAGAAAGAATGGTACAGATACTTAAAATGTTACTTTAGctgagcttttttcaaccttttgattgtggagaaGCCCCTAAAAGAAACGATGCCACCTGaccatgccccctggaagtgacatcaccatgttaATGGACAGGCAGCAGGAGGCCTGAGGAGGAGAGAAATAGGAGGCAGTTCAagccaggagtaggcatgcaggcttagCCCCTCCCAGAAACAAACCACAAATGAACTCACACTCTGGAGAGTGACCAGTTCCGTAGCTTCTGTCTGAGTCCTTTAagccaggaagggaaaagccacccccccccgagctcccacagacctctgggggtccatggacccttggttgggaatccctgctgaatctgcatggaaaGCAAGTCAGGCCTGGGGAACCTGGACCTAATTTGTTACAAAAAGGCATGTGTAGTTTTGGTCCTTACAGTGCAATGATAATTTGCGGTGCTTAATTTTATTCATCTTTACAACCGATTCTGTTGCATGGTTCTTTTGAATTCACCAAGAACCAGCCTGCTTAAGCAAGTGTCCTCTAGGAGACAGACTAATGAGAAGAGATGAGAGTTAATTAAAAGGAGACTGTAACAGGAAACTAGCCTGCTTCATCCCCTGGGAACTTATAGAATCCTGCAGAGGGAGATTTGGTTGGTGGCAGATAATCACTCCCAAGAATTCCTTCCCCCATCTTTCCTCCCAAGTCTCCAGCTTATTCCCTCTATTGCTGAACTTCACGGTCAAATCAGTACAGCAAAGTGGGGTCAGCCAAAGACAATGTATATGCATGCTCAGGGGGGCTTCCCAAATATGTcatgaaaatatatatttttttaaatggccatcAACTTAGCTGACCAATGGTGACTCCCACAtcattttcaaggaaagagatattCAGCAGTCATTtgtcattacctgcctctgtggaTTAACCCTGGCTTTTCATGATGGTCTACCactcaaatactagccaaggctgaccctgtggaacatctgaaatttgaTGAGATCTGGCTTGCCAGAACTGTCCAGGTCAGGGTTTGATAGTGGGGGAGACACTACCCAACATAAGTACATCCTCTGCCCCCACAACTGAGAAAGTTCAGTATCCCTGGCCACTTTGGTATTGATGTAAAATTTGTATGATGGCAGGATGTACCCACCTTGCTAGGCATTGCCATCCATTTTTGCAAAGCAGTATTTAATAGGCAAATAGTTCTATAAGTAATTATTCGATCTTCACAAACTCTTTAGGGGATGGGTTAAAATAGGTTGGAAAAAATATTCACATTTTTTCAAATGTGTGCATGGCGGTAGGTTTGACAGATGAGGAAGCGAGACAGACTACAAATGGCTTGAGATTTCCAAGCTGATCAGAAGTTGGAACCAAGGCCCATGCCCAAGATACCCTTTTGGCTGGATAATCAACATAGAAATAAACATCAACTACAGCAGAACTTACCAAAGTAGCTCTTATATCTCTGTTATAGACCAGACCTGGAGGAAATGAGAACACATGAATGATTAAACCATGAAGCCAGGACAGCTGTCACATGGTTGATGCCTGAGGCCAGCCATCTCTTATAACTGAAAATCCAAATGACATCAAAAGATCAACAGAAGTCTGCCTGATAAAGGCTACTTGCATAACTGAAAAGATACAATATAGCATGACATGCTTCCTGACCCATCAGGTTTCTGCAGCCCAAAGATCCTGTGCAATCGTTTTAGTGCATAGTTCACACTAGGATTACTGGAAACAGCTCATTTCCATCCTTTCCCTTTTACAGGCTCTTTTAGCATCCCACCTACCACTCCAAAAATACCTTAACTTGCATATATCATATTTTTGAAGGCATATTTGATTGAATTACAGGGCCCCAAGCTGCAGACCTTGGCTTCATAGAGGCAGACCATGGGTCCAATCAATGGCAGCAACTTTCTAGTGCCACCCAAACAGGAGGCTCTGCTAGCCTTGCTATCAAACTATTACACAGTGGTCAATTCACTATGTTAATGCTTTACCTCCAGGCACTTCAGTTGTCCCCCGCTGCAGCAATATTTTCCCACTCTCTTCTGTTAGGTTTGGGTTTGCCTTTAATAGTCTGGGGAAAACAGGCAAGAACATGCAAATATCTGTCACTGCAAAAACAGATGAGAAAATATCATTCTTGATGATAACTCCATGTAAATGGTCACCCCATAGTTTACTCTTAGGGTTGGATAAGGCTGCATTTGTACACTACAACAAATCCCTGCCTGTTCAGGATGGGTGCGAACAACTGGCCATGGTTGTGTGCTCCCTTCCCTCTTTTCCTTGTGTGCAAAGGATGACTGCAAACTTCCTGGTTTCAGAAGCCTTGTATCAGGCTGCAGTTTACCGTGAAGTGCAAATGTGAGCAGCTGGCCAAAATGAAGTTTTGGTTCATCCCAATTTAGTGTTGCTTTTAGAAGCACAACTTTGTGATTCAGAATCCAAGTTGACCAGAGCCTGCATCTGAgcatggcaacaacaacaaacaccccTCAGTTAAAGGCTTCTGAAATCAAGGCTTCTTTCAATCAAGCTTCACGCATGAGGGCAAGCTGGAGGTGGAGGGCAACAACACAATTTAAATAACTTCACTTGTGTCCCAAAGAGAGGTTTGTCAGAAAAAAAGAACTCACCTCTCAAGTGCCTCTTCGGGGCTACGCACTTTAGTGGAATATTGTTTGTCTGCCTCAAAACGTAGCATATCCTCAAACAGCTGCCTTTTGGGCTTCAGCAACCTTTCGTACTCCTGCAAATCAGAAACAATAATCTTCTTTCTGTAGCTCTTTACAACCAAAACTTCTTACAGAATACTCAGAGACCACCAGCAGCAGCTAGCACCTCCTGAGGTTAACAGTACATATTAACAAGACAGGGCAATGTCATTAGAGGCAGAACAGCTGACAATGGATCCACCCCACTGAATAACAGAACACCTCAAGCCTCACCTCTAATATTGATGAGGCATCTTTAGAGGTGAGTGGGGAGCTTGACTTCTTTTGTCTATTTAATCCTGGGGCCCTCTCATCACCCTGAGAACAAGACAGCCAATGAACAATCACAGAGTCTGGAAGTGGTTTTTAACAAAAATTCCTGTCTTGTCAGAAACTAGAGCAGTTCAGATTTGAACTGCAAACATCATGGAAGCACATTCCATTTGGATCAACAAAAAGCATCATGGAGAGCAAAGCAATATTAAGAGAACAGTCTTTATGACTGCAACATTTGTGAAATGCACACGGAACTTCTGAACTCCTGTCCCACCAGTAGCACATACAATTTCTGTGATATGAAAGCTCATTTTCTGATACATTTAGAAATTCAGGCTACATTACAATCCAGGGTTGCCATAGTAGCATTCAGGATGTATTCACATCCTAGGAAACAGAAGTGTCAGGGGTGGAGCTGTTTTGCACCTATTGTTAGGGGAGggtttgtggctcagtggtaagagCCTCTGCTAGTTGCAGGTTTCATCCATGGCATTTGTGGTTATaaacagtaggtgatgtgaaagacctccacttgaGACCACCAAGAGCCACTGCAGTCAAAGtagagaaggcagcttcacgcATTTAATCACATAGTACTTTCTTCCTGGCACATAACAAAAATATTATCTTGGTGGGGAGTAAACATTGTGTTTCACAGATGTGTGATTGTTTCCCAGCAACCCTATCCATGACTTGATTGCTCTCAAGAGTGTTGTAAAAAGAGAAAAGCATCCAACCTTAGGTGCTGGGAAATAGCCGTACGATTCCACCAGGATCAGCTTGTCCACCATTTCAGGGAAAATACATGAGAACTAGGAAGACCCAAGAAGAGGACAATAGTTTAGTTCCTTTATCCCAGGCATGATTCCTTTATCCCAGGCATTTATTTCCTTGTGTTCTTCAGACTACCACAAAGTAAACTAGAGTCTCCACCGTgtcatctaaggcagtggtccccaacctttttatcaccggggaccggtcaatgcttgacaattttactgaggcggggggggggtagtcttttgccgagggatgttgccgccgccacgttagcccctgttccacttgctttcccgctggcaccctgacttcctgccgcccgctgggaagtcagaccagaaccaatgggattaaattaattcaaaagaaattctgtctaaacacccagaagacgttcctgacagtcagagcagtttctcagtggaacaagcttcctcgggaggtggtgggttctccatctttggtggtttttaaacagaggctggatagccatctgatggagaggctgattctgtgaagatttgaGGGGGTGGTAGGTTGCAGTGGATgattgatagggttgtgagtgtcctgcatagtgcagggggctggactagatgacccaggaggtaccttccaactttattattctgattccatgattctacggGTTCAGATCACATTCATTTATTGTTGCTAGTTGGGGGATATTTTCACTGTTGTTCAGTTGGCGTGAAGTGTGGATGCTTTAATTTGTGGTTTTGCTATTGCTAAGAGTCAACTTGGGCAGCTTCATTCTTGAGAGCCGACAAAGGATTTATCTAAATAGCAAAAAACTTAATGGAGAAAAATGAGTTTTCTATAGgtaacacttaaaaaaatattactcacCATTCCTGCCACAGTTCCACCTGTATGAGAGATCAGGGAGCGCAGTTTAGATATAGAATATGAAGCCAATGCCAAGGAAGTTCtatcatgacccccccccacacacacacacacacatgagatgAAGCAAGCTAGTAAATCAGGGAACTGAGCCAGGTTACATGAGTTATGTCAGCAAATAAGAGAGACATTTAACACCTCATAAAAATACTACTACATGTTCCAAAAGGGTGGCCTGAAAGTTAATTATTTGCTAGCTTTTGGGAAAAAATAGTTCTGGGAATGCAAGCCACTTACCTAGACTATGGCCCATGAGAGTAAATTGCCTCCACTTCAATGCTAAAAGATAAAGAATAAAGCTTCTGAAATAAACCTGATCATCAGATTCTCACATGCTGCAGAGAGGCCGGCCTATTTAAAGACAGATTAGCCCATATTGCCCAGACTGCAGCGCTCCCAGATGGGAATACCTTGTGGAATGTCTGAGTCCTCTGAAAAACAGATGATACTAGCAAAGTGTTGATGAGAAGCAAATGGTTACTTCTTGGCTAGAAAAAACGGCCTTGGTAAACTCAGCAGAGGATTATTCATTGCATTTGCTGAATTTTAGCCAGACATTGGCACTTAAAGTAGTTAGTGCTATTGAAGCTAATAcagataataattaaaatataatttaaaagatGTTCAATACGGCTTGCATCCAAGTACAATGGAAGtgagcagctgctgcttcttcctctgtctggccttgctggtggtgACTGGTAACCACCCGAGATCCTGTTTCAGTTTAACATTCCGTTGCAAATTAGCACATCATATCCATGTTATCTCCAAAGTTAATATATATTCCCTGTATT
Above is a window of Paroedura picta isolate Pp20150507F chromosome 5, Ppicta_v3.0, whole genome shotgun sequence DNA encoding:
- the SERHL2 gene encoding serine hydrolase-like protein 2 isoform X1 — encoded protein: MFSELKFLVPWGHIAAKAWGAPQGRPVLCLHGWLDNANTFNRLIPLLPKDHYYMAIDFAGHGLSSHRPPGFPYHFMDYVGDVRRIVEALKWRQFTLMGHSLGGTVAGMFSCIFPEMVDKLILVESYGYFPAPKGDERAPGLNRQKKSSSPLTSKDASSILEEYERLLKPKRQLFEDMLRFEADKQYSTKVRSPEEALERLLKANPNLTEESGKILLQRGTTEVPGGLVYNRDIRATLHNHSFVTLDQSLIFLRHIQADVLMIIAQDGLFSIESKNLPNVKPLQEAFRTYLKERYSFVKVPGNHCVHLNEPEVVAGVISTFLSKGKCSKARL
- the SERHL2 gene encoding serine hydrolase-like protein 2 isoform X2, whose protein sequence is MFSELKFLVPWGHIAAKAWGAPQGRPVLCLHGWLDNANTFNRLIPLLPKDHYYMAIDFAGHGLSSHRPPGFPYHFMDYVGDVRRIVEALKWRQFTLMGHSLGGTVAGMFSCIFPEMVDKLILVESYGYFPAPKEYERLLKPKRQLFEDMLRFEADKQYSTKVRSPEEALERLLKANPNLTEESGKILLQRGTTEVPGGLVYNRDIRATLHNHSFVTLDQSLIFLRHIQADVLMIIAQDGLFSIESKNLPNVKPLQEAFRTYLKERYSFVKVPGNHCVHLNEPEVVAGVISTFLSKGKCSKARL